GGGCCTGTGGAACTGTTGGTGAAGGTTGTCGTGAATCCTGCAGAGGACGAACTGAAACCCGCGGTGGGTGCCGTCAACATCACCACCACCACGGTATCGCTTCCCGTGCAGCAATTGTTCGAGACACCCACGACGTAAGTACCACTTGCGGATACCGTAATCGATTGTGTTGTCGCACCCGTATTCCAAGCGTATTGCTGTGCGCCAGCACCAGCATCGAGCGTCAAGTTCGTGCAACTGAAGATGGTATCCTGTGTTGAGATGCTCACAGAGGCCTGACACTGATTGTTGATGAAGTCGGTAGAGGCAAACCAAACCGAATCCAAATAGTGGAAGTTGGCAACGTTGATCGGATCGTTGGCACCGCCCATTTGCGCAAATACGATCGGCAATTTGAATGTGCCTGTTGTCGTCAACACCGTTTCGGCCATTTTGGGGAAGTACAACTTGCCGTTCCAGGTGGGATTGCAAGTGGTCATGTTGTAAGAGTTGGTCCACTTACGGTTCACGACATCATAAGCTTTTGCATACAGGTTAGGGGATTGATCGGCTGTTGCTTGCAAAATGGTGCTGTCGGCATCGGTCCAACTATAGAAAATTTTGGTACCATCGGCTGTGCGGGCGATTTGTGGCTCCATGTCTTGCGTGACGGTATTGGGGGCAGTTCCCCAGGTGCCACGGCCACGGTAGACATTGCGCAACACCACGGGATTCCAAACGCCATTGCTCATCGTCACATCGACCATGGCATGCCATTGCGTAAAAAACACGGCATAAGCATTGTTTCCATTGCAGACTGCCATCAACGCATGCGGGTTGCCATTGACGTCGACCGTCAAATCGAGGTCAAAAGCAGTGGAGACAACATTCCCGACCTGCATATTGCCTGCAAGACATGGATATTGGCCAAGGTCCACGGTCGTGGGACCGCTCCAGCTTGTGCCGCCGTTGGTCGTCTTGTAAAAGACCGGATAATAAGCATAGGGCGTTGGGCCGGGCGTGACGTGCGTGAGCATGCAGATCCAGCCGATGTTTCCCGTCGGGTCAAACGCGATTGCGTAGTCGGCGGTCTTGACTGCACCATCCAAGGCAACGTTAAACGTTGGCGTCAACGTCGAATTGACCGACCAGACGACATCCGTTGTCCCATTCCAGACACCTTTCAATATGCGATAACCCGTCACAGCCGTGCCGTTGTAAACGTTGTCGATCGACCAAAATGTACCTGGAGCACCCTTGACCATCGACCGCGGAATCAAGGTCTGCACCGCAGTTGGCTGATTATAGGTTTCCGTGTTGCCCGTGCCATCCAGTTTCCGCACACCGGAGACCGTGCCGTTGAAGGCAGCTGCAACGGTCGCAGCGTAGTAACTCATGTAGGCATTGTTGGCGTTTGTATTTCCTGCCGGATTGTAGATGGCGACGTTGGGATAGCGTGCCCCATTGGTGCCATTGACCGACAGTGGATTCAACGCTCCCAGATTGCTGGTCCAACTTGCGCCACCATTTGTGCTCAAATCATAGCGTAGCTGACCGCTATGACCGCCAAAGGCCGTGGCGTTGTTGCGGTGCACAAACAAGATGGAGTTGATGTCGTTGTCCACGGCAATCGGATTGGCCTCTGTCAGGATGTTGGTGAACACGTTGCTCGAGGTTCCAATGACGTCGTGACTGGGGCAACCGCCAGTCAGCGGCATCGGCTGAATGACAGGGCCGGGTTCCAACCGCAACACCGAACCCATCACGGGCTCGGAATCAGGAGTAAGATGCCCGAGCCATTGCGTGGTGGGTTTCTGCGCAAAGCCTGCAAGTGAAAGCAAGCCACAAATGAATGTACCTAGTAGTAGTCTTTTTCTCATAGAGAGTCTTTGATTTAGGATAAGGAGAATGAAGTTAAAATTTTTCCGCCAAATAAGCGAAACACATAAAGGAAACTGAAGGAGATTCAAATTCCTGAGCTCAGCCCTGTTGCAAGGCCGCAGCAATCGCCAAGGCACTCGCCTTGTTATTGGGCGAACCCGAACGGTGAAATTTTGCCTTCCAAGGCAATTCGGGATGCTCGATGGCGATGTGCGTGAACATCCATCCTTCCTTGAGCGTCACTTTTCCGCCGACCTTGCCCAATGGATAATCAAAATGCCCTTCGGTCTGTACAATTCCTTTCGCCCGCGCCACAATCACCCGCTGATCGGTCAAGGCAACCAGAAAATATTTGGTCAGCATTTGCCCGATAATGACCCCGGGAATCACGCCGATGATCATCAAGAGAATGATCAACAGGATCGGCGGCGTTTTCACACCGTAGGCTACACATTGCAGCGTCTCACCTGCGCGCAAAAGCGGGCGCATGGTGTCCGCAAAAATTTCGTCTCTTGTTTTTTCTGCCATCTCGTTCCCAGTCGGGTGCTGAATTTTCAGCCTTGAAGATAGCAAATAGGCAATCTATCACAAAATACCTTCTTCCGGGATCATCGCCTCCCCGCACATGCGCAACAGCACCTGCGCAGTCGCGCGCACGTCCTGCTCACAGTACCGCGCGATGCGCGCATAGTCCTGTTCTTCCCAGAATACACGGCCGACTTCGCTGCCGTCGATGTCGTCTTTGGGGCTAGGCACACCCAACACGGCGCAGAGCAATTCCAAGCTCGTGTAACTTTTGTAGTCGCCAAATTTCCAGAGCTGCATCGTGTCGATCATGCCGGTTTCCCAAGGCTTTGCCGACTGGATTTTGGCAATCACGCCCGGCAAGGGCAGGTTGTTGATCAGGTAGCGACGACCCAAGTAGGGGAAATCGAATTCCTTGCCGTTGTGTGCACAAAGCAAATTGATATTGGCCTTGGCGAACTGGTTGAGCGTCGCGGCAAATTCCGTGAGCAATTGCTTTTCGTCAGGTCCGGAAAAGGACTTGAGCTTGAGTTGCGGCACATCGGATTCGTACTTCAGATAACCGCAGGAAATACAGACCACCTTCCCGAATTCGGCGAAGATCGCGGCCCGTTTGGGGTACATTTCCGCTGGCGTCAATTCCTCATCGACGCGTGCCTGCAGCAGGTCGGATTTGCGTTTCCAGAGTTCCTGCATCGCGGCTGGCAATGCATCGAAATCAGGCGCCACCGAGGCGGTCTCGATGTCCAAAAACAGGATTTGCTTGAGTTGGTCGCGTGAATACATGGTGTTTATTTCAGTTCGAACTTCCCGGTTTTGCTCAATTCCTTCGCCTGTGGCAGCAATTCGACCGCGCGGCGCAAGACATTGTCGCTTTCATGAAACGTCGGATAAAAGGCATCGTCGTCAAAGAAACGGCGCCCGATAAAAGCTTTCACATAAATCAAAATGTCGCGGCGCGACGTGGCCAATCCAGCAGGATCTAGTTTCACGCCTTTTGCTTCCGCGAATGCCGTGAATTCATTCAAAATCGTTTCGTCAATCCGGAAATCGCGGTTGAAGGCTTGCGCATTTCCGAGACGCGTTTTGATGTCGGTGTGCATATCGCCATAGTGGAAGGCAAATTGGCGGAATATGTTCTGTGCGATCAATTCGGTGAGGTAATCGCTGTCGAGTGTGGTGTCACGCGCCACGAAGACGTCGGGCAAAATACCCCCGCCACCGTAAACCGTACGTCCGGAATTGGTTTTGAACTTGAGCGAATCGGGCAGGTCGATCTTGCTGGCATCGTAGATTTCACCGGATTCGAAGCGCTCCACGACCTCCATGTCATATTCCTTGGCGCTCATGTTGAAGGGCTTTTGAATGCAGCGACCACTTGGCGTATAATACTGGGAAATCACCAAACGCATGGCCGAACCGTCGGCGAAGTCCTTTTGGGTTTGCACGAGACCCTTGCCAAACGAGCGCACGCCCACGATCAAGCCGCGGTCCCAATCCTGGATCGCACCGGCGACAATTTCGCTGGCGGATGCGGAGCCATAGTCGAGCAAAACCACCAAGGCGCCCTCCTCAAACAACTCCAAGTCGGAAGAAGCTTTGTATTTGGTGCGGCTTTCGCCGATGCGGCCTTCGGTGTACACCACTGTGCGACCCGCAGGCAGAAATTCGTCGGCGATGTTTTCGGCCATGTTCATGTAACCGCCGGGGTTGCCGCGCAAGTCCAAAACCATGCTTTTCATGCCCTTGTCGAGCAATTTCTGGGTATGCTCCCGAAACTCGTCGTGCGTTGTGCTGGCAAAACGGCTGATTTTCAGATAACCCGTCTTGCTGTCCATCATATAGGAATAGTCCACACTGTAAAGCGGAATCTTGTCGCGCACAATGTCGGCATTGACCAACTGCTTCATGCCGGGACGCTTGACCGACACCTTGACGTGGGTACCTTTTTTGCCGCGGAGTTTTTTCATGACATCGTTGTTGGCGATGCTCACGCCGGCCACGGTCGTGTCCTGAATCTTGACAATGCGGTCGCCTGCCTGCAGACCCGCAATTTCGCTGGGGCCGCCTGAGATCACCGCCACGATGTAAATGGTGTCTTCGACGAGGTTGAATTCGATGCCGACCCCTTCAAAGCTGCCTTCCATCTGCTCTTCCATCTCTTCCATTTCTTCGGATGCGATGTAGAACGAATGCGGATCCAAGCCCGTCAACATGCCCTGGATGGCATCATCGACCATTTTCTTGGTGTCAGGTACCTTGACATAGTTGCGCTCGACAAACAAAACCGCCTCTTGAAATTTTTGCAAACCCGAATTGAGTTCCTGCCTGCGCTGCTCGCTTTCGCCGTCTTTGAGCTGGAAGCCCACAAGCATGCCGACCATTACCAAAATCGCAGCAAACAACCCGTATCTGAGGTTTCGATTCATGAATTCTCCTTACAATCAAACAATATGCAAAACTAAGCGAAGAAAAGGATTTTGGGTAACGCGCTTGCGCGATCTGCGGGGTAATTTCCTGCGGAATGACAAATGCTGCAAAAGACATCCGATCTCAGCTAAATTTGCTGCACAATGATTGCCAAGGCCCAACTGGATCTCCTCAGACGCCGCATCGGCGGGCAACTTCCCGGATTGGAAGCCCACGAACGTATGATGCCTGCGACGCGCAAGACCATCTACCGGGACATCACCATCCCGGACAATGCCAAAAAAAGCGCGACCCTCATCCTCTTGTACCCCTCCGAAAACGGACTGCATTTCCCGCTGATCGAACGCACCGAGTACCCGGGTGTGCACAGCAAGCAGATCAGCTTTCCCGGAGGCGCTTGGGAAGAAAGCGATCCCGACTACATCGCGACCGCATTGCGTGAAGCCGAGGAAGAAATCGGCGTGAACCGGCATCAAATCGAAGTCATCGGACTGCTGTCGTCACTCTACATTCCGCCCAGCAATTTCTGGGTGCAACCCGTGATCGGATATGTCGACCGCAAGCCGGACTTCATCGCCGACCCGAACGAAGTTGCCGCTGTTTTCCCGGCCCCCTTGGCCGACCTGCTCAGCGGCACCCTCAACGGCGAAAGCAAAATCCATCACAGCAGCGGCATCCACTTGACCGTGCCAAGCTATACAATCGATGGCCGCATCGTCTGGGGCGCAACCGCAATGATGATCAGCGAGATGGTGGAGCTGTTGGGGAATGAGAAATTAGAAATGAGAAATGAGTAATTGGAATGGGGGAAGTTTCTTGTTTTCCTGCCGCGCTGTTGCGCCCGATTGGGTGTGCAACGCCAATTGTCGCCAAACACTTCATTCTCCATTTCATTTAATTCAACCCACGGCTTCATTCTCCATTTCTAATTTCTCATTTCTAATTCAACCCCAATGTATCTCAGCAACAGCTCCGAAATCAGAAAAGCAGATCAGGCCATGATCCAAGACTTTGGCTTTCCCGGCTTGTTGCTCATGGAAACTGCGGGTCGGAAGGCGGCCGAATGGATTCTTTCACATTGTACTGAACTCAAGTCGATCTTCATCCTTGCTGGACCCGGCAACAATGGTGGCGATGGCCTTGTCATCGCAAGGTACCTGCAACAGGCGGGAAGAAAAGTCGAAATCCTGCTTTCCCACGATCCGCAAAACTATCAGGGGGATGCCTTGGCGAATTGGAAAGCCCTTCAAGGCTTGGACATTCCTGTGCATCAATGGCCTTGTGCGCTGCCCGCGAAAATGCGCAAACGGCCCGAAGGTTGCCTGGTGGTGGATGCCCTTCTCGGAACTGGAATCACGGACAAGTTGCGCGGCCCGGTCGCGGAGATGATCGAGGCAGTCGCACCACTTCGGATAAATACCTTTGCCATCGACCTGCCGAGCGGGCTCAGCGCCGATACTGGCGAACGTTTCAATACGCCGCTCAAAGCCGAGGCTACGCTCACATTCCAATGCCCGAAGATTTGTCATTATGTCACTCCTGCCGCGGATGATTGCGGGGCGGTGTATGTGCTCGATATCGGGATCTTGCCCAAGGTGATGGCTGGACTGGGCATTCGGAGGTTTTTGCTGGATGAAGCCCTTTGTTGCCAGTTTTACCAAAAACGGCCCGAAGCGGGGCACAAGGGCACATTTGGACATGCTGCACTCGTCGGGGGCAGCAAAGCTTATGCCGGTGCGATTGCCTTGAGCGGCATGGCTGCCCTTCAATCCGGTGCGGGCCTCAGCAGCGTCTTTACCACCGAAAGCGCCCGCTGCGCGGTCTACCAAGGCCGCCCCGAATTGATGGTGCGTTCCTTTGGGACCGCCGAAACCGAATGGCTTACCGCTGCCGCCCTGCCGGCTTTGACCGAATTTCTGAAAGGCAAATCATCCCTCGCCGTGGGCCCCGGCCTCGGCAACGAACCCGAAACCTGCAATTTCCTGCAGGGCTTGCTCCAAGCCTGGAACCGTCCGCTGGTAATCGACGCCGACGCACTCAACATCTTGTCCTCGGAGCCGGAACTTTGGCGCTACGTGCCGCAAGGGTCGATCCTGACACCGCATCCCGGCGAAATGGCGCGGCTGTTGCCCGGGCGCGACGTGCACAATCGCCGCATTGAATGCGCCGAATTTTTGGCCGAACAAAAGCAGGTCATCGTGGTTTTGAAAGGCAAGGGAACCGTGGTGGCATTCCCCGATGGCAAAACCTATGTCAACAGCAGCGGCAATTCGGGAATGGCGACCGGCGGGGCCGGTGATGTGCTCACGGGCATGCTCACGGGCTTGCTCGCGCAGGGCTATACGCCCGAGCAGTCCGCCACGATGGGCGTGTACTTGCACGGGCGCGCAGGCGACTTTGCCGCCGCATTTTCCAAGGAGGGCGTAACGGCATCGCTGATTTCAGAACGTATCGGCGCCGCCATCGGAGTCATTGAAAGGCGCGTGAACAATGAAAAATGAATTCGGACTACTAGGTAAAAAGCTTGGCCACAGCTTTTCCCGCGGGTATTTCACCAACAAGTTCCATGAGGGGAAGATCGATGCGATCTATGAGAACTTCGAGCTCGCAGACATCGCGGCATTTCCCGAATTGTGTGCGTCCCATCCGAATTTGCGCGGGCTGAATGTCACGGTTCCGTACAAGGAGGCCGTGATCCCGTACCTCGACGAATTGAGCGAAAATGCCTACGCTGTCGGGGCGGTGAATACGATTCTCTTCGAAGGTGGCCGCAAAATCGGCCACAACACGGACATCATCGGCTTTCGCGATGCGCTTGCGGCTGTGTACACGGGCGCGCCCGGTGGCCAAGCACTCATCCTCGGCACGGGAGGCTCCGCCAAGGCGGTCCGGTTTGTTCTCCAGCATTTCTTCGAATTTGACAACATCCAAAATGCCTCGCGTTACCCTGTGGGTGAACAACAAATCAGCTACGAAGCCTTGGAAATCGCAGGACTCAGCCAATTCCGCCTGATCGTGAACTGTACGCCTGTCGGCATGGCGCCCCACGACAAGGAAAGTATTCCGCTGCCTTATGCCACACTCGACAAAAGCTGTCTCGTCTATGACCTGATTTACAATCCGGCGGAGACGCGCTTGCTTGCCGCTGCCAAAAAGCATGGCTGCCCGATCGCCAATGGCTTGGACATGCTCATCCGGCAGGCCGATGCGAGTTGGGCGATTTGGGTTGGGTAACCAATTTCCAGCCTTGGGAATCGGTTTTCAATAAAATCCATGTTGATGTGCTTTCCCCTTCACGGTACCATGCTGATGCGAGCAACACAGCTAAGGACCAAAATGGCAAGCATCAGCTTGGGAGATGAGTGAA
The sequence above is drawn from the Bacteroidota bacterium genome and encodes:
- a CDS encoding PKD domain-containing protein translates to MRKRLLLGTFICGLLSLAGFAQKPTTQWLGHLTPDSEPVMGSVLRLEPGPVIQPMPLTGGCPSHDVIGTSSNVFTNILTEANPIAVDNDINSILFVHRNNATAFGGHSGQLRYDLSTNGGASWTSNLGALNPLSVNGTNGARYPNVAIYNPAGNTNANNAYMSYYAATVAAAFNGTVSGVRKLDGTGNTETYNQPTAVQTLIPRSMVKGAPGTFWSIDNVYNGTAVTGYRILKGVWNGTTDVVWSVNSTLTPTFNVALDGAVKTADYAIAFDPTGNIGWICMLTHVTPGPTPYAYYPVFYKTTNGGTSWSGPTTVDLGQYPCLAGNMQVGNVVSTAFDLDLTVDVNGNPHALMAVCNGNNAYAVFFTQWHAMVDVTMSNGVWNPVVLRNVYRGRGTWGTAPNTVTQDMEPQIARTADGTKIFYSWTDADSTILQATADQSPNLYAKAYDVVNRKWTNSYNMTTCNPTWNGKLYFPKMAETVLTTTGTFKLPIVFAQMGGANDPINVANFHYLDSVWFASTDFINNQCQASVSISTQDTIFSCTNLTLDAGAGAQQYAWNTGATTQSITVSASGTYVVGVSNNCCTGSDTVVVVMLTAPTAGFSSSSAGFTTTFTNSSTGPNVTYSWDFGDGNSSTQMDPVYTYSGPGTYQVCLTTNNLCGSDSICQTLVVTCPAANATWSYTSSTVNASFTDMTSGNPISWAWDFGDGGTSSLQNPTHTYAAGGTYTVCLTTTDSCGSDSTCQSVTVCDLPVAAFTSTAVLGLVDFTDASTGGTSWAWTFGDGGTSTLQNPSHTYTANGTYLVCLTVTDNCGSDTLCDSVSVIVVGLTNSMPGQWSVSPVPTHDLLKISAMDAGSGVLHIRLLNALGQILMERKLEHTGGALQSQMDVSLLPAGVYYLNVRNDQGSFVAKVIKD
- a CDS encoding ribonuclease H-like domain-containing protein; translated protein: MYSRDQLKQILFLDIETASVAPDFDALPAAMQELWKRKSDLLQARVDEELTPAEMYPKRAAIFAEFGKVVCISCGYLKYESDVPQLKLKSFSGPDEKQLLTEFAATLNQFAKANINLLCAHNGKEFDFPYLGRRYLINNLPLPGVIAKIQSAKPWETGMIDTMQLWKFGDYKSYTSLELLCAVLGVPSPKDDIDGSEVGRVFWEEQDYARIARYCEQDVRATAQVLLRMCGEAMIPEEGIL
- a CDS encoding S41 family peptidase, which translates into the protein MNRNLRYGLFAAILVMVGMLVGFQLKDGESEQRRQELNSGLQKFQEAVLFVERNYVKVPDTKKMVDDAIQGMLTGLDPHSFYIASEEMEEMEEQMEGSFEGVGIEFNLVEDTIYIVAVISGGPSEIAGLQAGDRIVKIQDTTVAGVSIANNDVMKKLRGKKGTHVKVSVKRPGMKQLVNADIVRDKIPLYSVDYSYMMDSKTGYLKISRFASTTHDEFREHTQKLLDKGMKSMVLDLRGNPGGYMNMAENIADEFLPAGRTVVYTEGRIGESRTKYKASSDLELFEEGALVVLLDYGSASASEIVAGAIQDWDRGLIVGVRSFGKGLVQTQKDFADGSAMRLVISQYYTPSGRCIQKPFNMSAKEYDMEVVERFESGEIYDASKIDLPDSLKFKTNSGRTVYGGGGILPDVFVARDTTLDSDYLTELIAQNIFRQFAFHYGDMHTDIKTRLGNAQAFNRDFRIDETILNEFTAFAEAKGVKLDPAGLATSRRDILIYVKAFIGRRFFDDDAFYPTFHESDNVLRRAVELLPQAKELSKTGKFELK
- a CDS encoding CoA pyrophosphatase, with amino-acid sequence MIAKAQLDLLRRRIGGQLPGLEAHERMMPATRKTIYRDITIPDNAKKSATLILLYPSENGLHFPLIERTEYPGVHSKQISFPGGAWEESDPDYIATALREAEEEIGVNRHQIEVIGLLSSLYIPPSNFWVQPVIGYVDRKPDFIADPNEVAAVFPAPLADLLSGTLNGESKIHHSSGIHLTVPSYTIDGRIVWGATAMMISEMVELLGNEKLEMRNE
- a CDS encoding NAD(P)H-hydrate dehydratase; protein product: MYLSNSSEIRKADQAMIQDFGFPGLLLMETAGRKAAEWILSHCTELKSIFILAGPGNNGGDGLVIARYLQQAGRKVEILLSHDPQNYQGDALANWKALQGLDIPVHQWPCALPAKMRKRPEGCLVVDALLGTGITDKLRGPVAEMIEAVAPLRINTFAIDLPSGLSADTGERFNTPLKAEATLTFQCPKICHYVTPAADDCGAVYVLDIGILPKVMAGLGIRRFLLDEALCCQFYQKRPEAGHKGTFGHAALVGGSKAYAGAIALSGMAALQSGAGLSSVFTTESARCAVYQGRPELMVRSFGTAETEWLTAAALPALTEFLKGKSSLAVGPGLGNEPETCNFLQGLLQAWNRPLVIDADALNILSSEPELWRYVPQGSILTPHPGEMARLLPGRDVHNRRIECAEFLAEQKQVIVVLKGKGTVVAFPDGKTYVNSSGNSGMATGGAGDVLTGMLTGLLAQGYTPEQSATMGVYLHGRAGDFAAAFSKEGVTASLISERIGAAIGVIERRVNNEK
- a CDS encoding shikimate dehydrogenase, whose amino-acid sequence is MKNEFGLLGKKLGHSFSRGYFTNKFHEGKIDAIYENFELADIAAFPELCASHPNLRGLNVTVPYKEAVIPYLDELSENAYAVGAVNTILFEGGRKIGHNTDIIGFRDALAAVYTGAPGGQALILGTGGSAKAVRFVLQHFFEFDNIQNASRYPVGEQQISYEALEIAGLSQFRLIVNCTPVGMAPHDKESIPLPYATLDKSCLVYDLIYNPAETRLLAAAKKHGCPIANGLDMLIRQADASWAIWVG